From Sporolactobacillus pectinivorans:
TCCCCGCCAATGCCCGTGCCCCTTGCTTTGGCATAGGCTTCTTTGGCTGAGAAGCGGCCGGCGAGAAACTCTGTTTTTCTCTTCTCTCCCAGTGTGCCGAAGCATTCGCGCTCCTCCGGCGTCAGAACACGGCGGATAAACGTGTCGTCGTTAATGTGCTTCCGAATCCGGTCCAGTTCTGTGATATCCAATCCGATGCCAGAGATCATCCGGCTCCCTCCAGTAATTATAAAAAGTTTGTGCTGTGTCAAGTATGTAAAAAGTATATCCCAGTGAGTTTCTGAGTTAATCTGCTTTAACTATCATTACCGTCTATTTTACCCTATACTTAAATGAAGATCATGCTTTGAGGAGGACAAGTTTTGTTTATCCGTACCGAATCTTTTAAACAGTTTTTAAAGCATTATCCTGTCACATCGGTGATTCTGGCGGTTAATATTCTTATCTTTTTAATGTTTTATGTTGCTTTACAATGGGGAGCGCTGTACGGATTCGCAAACGTTGTTTTTCAGTTCATGCTGGCTTCCAACTATGATATCATGCATGGTGCCTGGTGGCAGCTCATTACAGCCGTTTTTCTGCATACAACGTTCGAACACATCCTTTTTAACGCTTTCTCCATACTCATCTTTGCACCGGCACTGGAAATGATGCTTGGCAAGTGGCGTTTTACTCTCGGTTATCTGGGAACAGGCATTGTCGCAAATATTGCCTCACTTTTTCTGGAATCACAGGGCTTCAGTCATTATGGAGCAAGCGGCGCGGTGTTCGGTCTGTTCGGTATCTACCTCTATCTGATTGTGTTCCGGAAGGAATGGATTTCCAAACAGGATCAGACAATTGTTCTTGTTACACTGGCTATCAGCCTGATTTATTCGTTTATCATTCCGAATATCGACGTCATGGGGCATCTGACCGGTTTCCTCTCCGGGCTGCTTCTCGCTCCCGCCCTGTTTACAGGCAAGACGTTCCGGTGAGAAGAAAGTATTTTCTTTTCCGGTCAGGGATTGAATTATCACTTGAAAGTAGTCATAATGGAATGGAAAAAATGTGCTTTTTATCTTTTTGAAGGGAGATTTTTCTATGGCTTTTGTTATTACTTCTGCCTGTGAAAATGAAAAAGCAGGCGAATGCATCGAAACCTGTCCGGTCGACTGCATCGTTGAGGGTAAAAAGCAGATGTATATTGACCCGGACGTTTGCATTGACTGCGGCGCCTGTGAAGCTGTCTGTCCGGTCGAAGCAATCTATCCGGAAGATGAAGTTCCGGAAGAAGAACAGAAATATATCCAGTTGAACAGAGATTTTTTCAAGAACAGATAATGGAAATTTCGAAACACCCGCCCCGCTGTGCCCTGTGCAGCGGGGCTTTAAAATAATCGCTCATTCTTCTTTATCTTCATGCTGGTGATGCGGATAAGCAGAAATCACCTTTGTGCTCTCAACAATAGCTGTCAGCATGGTCGCTTTAGCCTGTTCAGTCATCAAATCAGCCTTAACGTATGCGCTTCCCGCCTGAAGACGGACATAATGCGGTTTAAGCCGGTTCAGGCTTAAAGCAAGCACATCCGTTTTGCATTCTCCGCAGTGGCAGGATACCGTCAGATTGTCCCACTGTTTCTCAAGCAAGTCTTCAACCGCGTCTTCCATCATGTTATGAACATGCATCATTAATCATTTACCTCTTAACCGAGTAAAAATTTTTCGACTTTTTCTACTGAATCGTAGCACAGAAGCGAAACCCGCTCAATAGAAAAAGTTCGGCATTGTCCCCGCCTGCCACTGGCCCCTACGATTACTTTTTTCGCACATCGTTTCTCAAGGCCATACTGTAACTGCAAAAAGAGCCGATTGCTTTAGCCTGGCGGCAAAAACATCTGGCTCGTCGCACTGATATTATACTGCTTTCTTTTCAAAAAAATCATGCATCTGAAAATGCTCAGCCATTTTCCAGGCCTGTTCCTAGTTCAGGATTTTAACTTTGACCGTCCTTCTGCCCCATTGCAGCGCAGTTCCGTTATCATTGAAGAAAACATCGATTTTTCTTCCCTTGATCGCTCCGCCTGTATCTCCGGCCACCGCGTAACCATAGCCCTCCACGTACAACTTCGTACCAAGAGGAATGACTGACGGATCAACGGCGACCACCTTTGTATCCGGATTCTGCAGCAGATTGATGCCCGTAGCTGTAGTCCCGGAACATCCCGCACATCTCGCTGTATAAGCGGTACTGTTCGCATAAAATTCCCTGACTGAAGCAATCTGTTTTTGAACGGGACGTTTCATGATGTGACTTTGCCTGGCTTCAGAAGGGGCTTTAATCATTGTCTTCGGCCTGGTCGCCTGGCCCTTGTTTTGTTCCATGCTCAGTTTCTCAATACTTCCCCAGGTTATTGGACCGACAATTCCGTCTACGGCTATATTCGTGCCCTTTTGCAGCACAATAACTGCATGCTCTGTCTTAATGCCAAATATTCCATCAATTTCGTCGTCATAATAACCAAACCTCTGCAGGTAAGTCTGAAGATATTTAACATCTTCACCGATGGAACCAACTGACAGCAGATTCATCTGCCGATGAGCGGCGGAAATAAGTGCCTGCTTTGTCTGAGTACCCACGATACCATCCACTTGAATTCCATTGACGCTTTGAAACTGTTTCACCGCTTTTTCAGTTGCGCTGCCAAAATATCCGGTTTCCTTCCTCAGCGAATACTGGCCGGTTGCTTTCAAGATAGATTGAACCGTTCTGATATCTTCGTTGTTCATGCCTTTATACAGTAAACTGTCGTCATTGATCAGATGTGCAGCGGCATACGATGGCAGTATAAAAAACGATGAGGTGAACGTGGCAGCAACCGCTGCGCTTTTTGCGATGGTCGAACCATAAAGCATGAGCGTCTCCTCCTGTCTTTTTTTCATTTTTACTATTATGACAGACGGAACCGTTCCATACTTTACAATCAGATGACAGGACGCGCATTCCTGCGACAGGGACGCCCACTCTTTTCTCCCCCCGGACATTTCTGTCATTTTTTCTGCAAGGCTGTGTCAATCGCCTGCTTCAAAATCGCATAATTCTGAGCCGCTTCAATAAGCTTGCCATTCACGAACACAGCAGGAGTGCCCGGCACGCCGAGTGACTCGGCCATCTCGTTATCACTGTCAATCGCCTGTTTATGCGATTGGGTGTCCAGCGCGTTCTGAAATGCCTTCATATCGAGCGAAGGAACCGTCTGCTTAGCAATATCAGTCAACAGGTTTTTTGTAACCCATTCCTTTGTTTCACTGCCCTGGGCCTTATAAAGCGCTTGATGGAACGCCCAGAACCCTCTTGGATTCTGGTGAAACACTTCTTCTGACGCCTCAGCAGCAAGAACTGAACCCGGACCAAGTATTGTGTAGTTAATAAAATAGAAACTGACTTTATTCGTTTTGATATAGTCTTTCTCCAGTCTTGGTACGATGCTTTCCTCAAACGCTTTGCAATACGGGCAGCGGTAATCCGCAAATTCAGCAATTTTAACCGGCGCACTCGTACTGCCGATAAAGGGCTGTCCGTCATAGTCAATCTGAGCAACCTGTTCCGTCCGGTGCGTGGCCGGTTTCTTTACAGGTTTCGCTTCATTTTTCTGCTGATCTTTGAAGATCATGATGCCAATAGCGGCGATCAACAGAATGACGATTGCCGAGCTGAACAGAACAATTCTTCTGCGCTCCATACTTTTTTTGCGATCTTTTTCTGTCTGATTCGCTTTACGTTTGCTTCCGGCCATACTGCACCTCATCTTTCAATGTACTAAATGTTTATGCTGAACTTCACGGATTGTCGATTCTGGAACAGTTCATCGATGGTAACAAATTGATAGCGGCCAGCAGTCTCTTCAAAAATATCCGCCAGTGCTGCAATGGTATTTTCCGGTGCGTCATTGTCCGCTCCTGGATTCTCACCATCATCGTGCAGGCAAATAAGAGCCCCATCCCGTAAATGGCGATAAATCCTTCTTTTCAGCCGTTCCTTACCAAGCTTTTTCCGCCAATCGCCAAGAATTGCCGACCAAAGAACAATCCGGAAAGAATGTGCTTCCAAGGGAAGGAACAGATTGATATGGCCCCACGGGGGACGGTAATAAACCGGCCGCACACCGGTTATCGCTTCAACAGCATCCGCAGCCATGTTGCACTGTTTTCTTGTCCCGGTGGGCGTAAGGAACCAGTTGCTGAGATGCCGGTAATGATGGATGCCGATCAAGTGACCATCAGCAGTCATCCTTTTCAATAATTCGCTATGTTCCGAAGCACGTTCTCCAACGACGAAAAATGTTGCATGCACATGATATTTTTTCAGAAGATCAAGCAGCCGGTTTGTGTACATTGCACTTGGTCCATCGTCAAAAGTCAGACAGATTTGCTCCTTTGCATCGCCGGATGGCTTGGCCCCGCGGAAAAAAAGCGGACGCATGACTACGGTTGGAATAATGCCGTAAACAACAACTATTGAAATAATGATAAAAAAAATTGCCCAAACTATATGTAGAAAGTGAATCAAACACTTTCGCCTCTTTTTGAAGGATGTTCAATATACCCGGAAAATATTACCTCCGGATTTTTGAAAAAAAGCGGATAACCGAATCGGGAGCTGGAACAGATACAGGCTTGCTGGCGCACATGGCCACCCCATGATCAACATCGGTCATGGTCATTGCTTGCTCACTGGCTATTATATCGGAAAAAGCCTCATGATGAAATACAGAAGGTATACCGTTCTGATGTCAAAGCGCTGAAATGCCCTTATATCAGCTTTCCGTTCTTCATGACTACAGTGATTCAAATCGGGAAAAGATAAATCAGCGGCTCGTCCTGCATCAATGGGCTGCCCCGCTCAAAGAAAATTTATCGTGTTGTATGAACATAAAGCCTGTATAATAGTTTTAATGAACTGCTGCTTCAGCTAAATGTTTCAGATAAACACGTCATTTTGCTTCCGTTCACAACGAATATATTATAAACTTGGTATTGGATATGCCACAAAAATGATGAAAATAGAAAATAAGTTTCAGGCAGAGGAGATTAAATGATGGATATTGCCAGAGTGCTCATATTAACAGGATCCTACGGCAGCGGCCATAAACAAGCTGCTTATGCACTTTCCGAAGCCTTCGCCGCCCATCCTTCAAAATATACAGCACGGGTACTGGATGTGACATCACTGGTGCCTTCAAAGCTTGATTCGCTGGAAAAGCATACATTCCTGTCCGGAGTCACTCACTTTCCGTCACTTTACCACTATATATACAAGAAGACCCAGAAAAACAACGCGGCAGCGTCATTGCTCAAAACCATCAACCATTTTGGCATTGACCATCTGATCACTGTTCTGGAGGAAGAACGCCCCGATCTTGTGATCAGCACCTTTCCCGCCGCTTCGGTGATGATGTCTCAGATCAAACAGGAAGGCTGGTTCCCCTCTTCTCCGTTTCTGACGCTGATAACGGATTATTCCTTCCACAGCAGTTGGGTCAACCGCAATACGGATGGCTATCTTGTCGCTTCCGACGCAGTGCGGGACAAATTGGTCGAAATGAAAGCTGACCCCCTGAAAATTATCACGACAGGCATTCCGATCCAATCCGGGTTTTCCATCCGGCAGAACACTGACAAGCTGAAAGAGAAACTCCATATCCCTTTGAATCAGAAAGTGCTGCTGATGATGGGCGGAGGCTGCGGCATCTTCAGAAACATGCTCCCGGTGCTCAGAGCCGTGGATAAAATGGAGACAGATTTCAGAATTGCCTTGATCTGCGGGCAAAACCGGAAGGCCTATCATGATTTTTCGAAGTTCGGCCAGACTTCACGCCATCCGGTTCATGTCGAAGGCTATGTCGACAACATGAACGAATGGATGTCCGTTTCCGATCTGCTTGTGACAAAACCCGGCGGCCTGACCATTTCCGAAGCCATTGCCTCGGAACTTCCGATGATCATTTATAGACCGCTTGGAGGACAGGAAGCGGACAACACACAATATCTTCTGTCTTCCGGACTTGCTGTTGCAGCCCCGGGTCAGGAAGAACTGATCGAAGACGTGAATAATCTGTTCAGCCACCCGTCTGCAGTGGGCATCATGCGCACCAATATGAAGCTTTACAGTTCCCGCCAGAGACATTCTTCAGAACGCGCTGTCAAAGCAGCAGAACTTTTTTTATCGGCAGCCCGGTCAATCGAGTTTGCCTGAGTTTCTGATGTTGTTCTGTCCGCTACAATTTCTTCAGATTTACCAATGGGATCACTATCAGACAAGATAAATCAAACAGTTTTCAGCAAAATCTATTTATAAGCGTTTTAATCGGCCAATCCAGTATCGTTCAGCTCTTTTATTATTCTATAACTCCTGAAAAGATGAAAAAGGCGGCCATATCCGGCCGCCAAAATTAATTTTCTATTTGTTTAAAATAGTGAACCAATCGCTTTAAAGATGGCCGAGAAGAAATTTGCGATTGCTGTAAATACTTGAGACAGGAACCCGCTGGTCTGACTTGAATGGGCCAGCTGGCTGATTTTATCTTTGACTTGCTGCATTTGGCTGCCCATCTGATTCCAGTCAATATTCATTGTCCGCATTTTATCAAAAAGATCCACCAGTTTCTGAATATCAGCATCGCTCAGCTGAACATTGACTTGCTGAGCGGCATTGCGGACGGCTTTCTCTACATCTGCTCTGGATTTGGGCATATTCTTCGCCAGATTATCTTTAATGGCCGTCACCAGCTCTGCCGCCTTTGCCTGACCGACGCCGTTCTGTTGTCCCAGTTCTGCCGTTGTCACGACTTCCTCATTTGCGACCTGTTGCTTTGCCTCTGGAATGACTGTGCCTGTTTTCACTTCATAGGCCTTAATCAGCCCTGTCAGCGCGGCCGTCCCGGAAACGGGGAAGGGGGCTGTGACGTAAACATCCGCATCTTTGACGCCCGCGGTGGCAAGCGCATTAATATACATGTCCTGTGTGACGTAGGTAATATTATGCGTGCTCGCCTGCAGCCCGGAACCCTTCTGCCCCAAAGTGATTTTGGAAGAACTGATCGCCCGCGTACCGATCTGGGACTGAGACAGATAGTTATCCAGATATTTATGTTCTTCACTGTTTGTCACTTCAATAATCTGCGCCGTTTTTGGATCAACATCCATCTCATTCAGCATTGACTGCCGCTGTGCCGGAGTCAGGTCTGCACCAAGCGTGACAATCACATCACCCGGGGCACTGTCGGCATAAGCCTTTCCCGTTCCGATCCCGCTAATCGCCAAGGCAGCAGCAAAAGCAAGCAAACAAAATTTTTTCAGTTTCATAATCAAATTCCTTCCCGGATCCAATCCATACGAATAAAATCTGGATTGTCCCATTAAAATTAGTACTTCATTCTATTCGCCAGCATTCATAAAAAGATGCACGTGAATCAACCTGCCACAAAAAAGTGGATATTTTGCGTCCAGCCATAACAGCGGGATGAAAAGCCGGAGTCAAGTATTAACAATATGGCGGAAAGCAAAAAAAATCCGTTCTGGCGTGAAACTTCACGCGGAAACGAATTTTTGCAAAAGAAATTATTTTTCAGAAGAAATTTCGAAATCAACAGCAAGTGAGTCGATCAGTCCAATTTCCTCCAAATAAGAATGAGCAGCCTGATGTTCCGGAGACGGCGTGTAATGCTCATGATCCTCTTTAGATCGGAACAGAACAGTCAGTGCCATCGAATAGCCCTTGCCGCGTGTTGAGTAATTCTGCCCGGCCTGTATGTCAATGATGCCCGGGAGTTCATGTATCAGGTGGCGCAACCTGCTGGCTCCCTCTTCCTTTTGTGCCTCAGTCGTGCTGTCGCTAAATTTAAACAAAACAATATGTTCAATCATCATGAACCCTCTCTTCGCTTATAAGCTTTGTATCACATAAACTATCATAACACGATTAATCTGTCTTAGCGGATATGCCTTAATTCATGCCGTCTTTAGATCACATTTTCCCGAAGCAGATTAAACGGTACCTCCTGTCCTGCGGCCGAGAACTGCGTGGAGCAGGCGCTCCTTCTCTTTTACATACTTAAGTAATTCAACAGTCATGGAGTATTGGCCCATCGGCGTAATCAGATAGATGCCCCTGAAGCACTCCATGGCTGTGTCAATCAATTCTTTCGCAATGCTCATACTTACATGCCGTGTCTCTTCTTCAGTTTCGGCATTCGCCATCCGGTCACGGACATCATCCGGAAGGCGGATGCCCGGCACTTCATTGTGAAGAAATTCCGCATTGCGTGCCGAAGTCAGCGGCATAATGCCAAGGTATACAGGCGCGGAAACGCCGCGCAGTGCTTCGCTTGTCTCAACAATCTGCTGCCTGTCAAACACGGGCTGAGAAATGAAGTAATCCGCTCCGCATTCGATCTTCCTTTTCAGCCGCTGCACCGCCCGATCAAGATTGCGGACGTTCGGATTGAAAGCGGCAGCCACACGGAAATGCGTTGGCCGCCTCAAATTTCTTCCCGAGTAGGAAATGCCGCGGTTAAATTGTTTCACTAGCTTGATCAGTTCCATTGACGATACGTCGTAGACCGAAGTTGCACCGGGAAAATCGCCAATTTTTGTCGGATCGCCGGTTACAACGAGCAAATCATGGAGGCCGAGCACGTCCAGGCCCATCAAATGGGACTGGAGACCAATCAGGTTCCGGTCACGGCAGGTCAGATGGACAAGCGGAGGGACGGTGAACTTTTCTTTGATCAGCCGGCCGATGGCTGCGTTGCTGATTCTCGGTGAAGCCAGTGAATTATCTGCCATCGTGACCGCATCTGCTCCGGCATCCTGTATCGCTCTGATCCCTTTAAAAAAGCCCGATGTATTCAAATGCCTCGGTGTGTCAAATTCAACAAAAACGGAACGCCCCGCTTTGGCTTTTTCAAAAAGCGGTGTGTCCGGATGATTGTCTGAAATGATGATTCTGTCGATACGTTTGCTTACGGATTTTTCTTTTATAGGTTCCAGTTCTGAGATTCCCTGCTTGAACGCCTCGATATGCACCGGTGTTGTGCCGCAGCAACCGCCCAAAAGCCGAATCCCTTCATTGCGGAAATCAATCGCATATTTTTTAAAGTAGCCGGGTTCGCTTTCATAATGGAGCTTGCCATCACGATAATCCGGAAGGCTTCCGTTCGGATAAGCCGAGAGAAACGCACGTTTCGGCAAAGGAATTCCGCGTAATGCCTGGATCATATGGAACGGACCAAGGCGGCAGTTTGTGCCGACAATATCAGCCCCCAGGCTCTCAAGTTCCCTCAGCGCCTCTGCAAGCGGCATGCCGCTGATCAGGACGCCGGGCTCCTGCATGGAAACATGCGCGATGATTGGAAGGCTTGTTGCCTTCCTGGCAATTTTCAGTACCTCGCACAGTTCGCTGAAATCATAATAGGTTTCCAGCAAAAGCCCGTCCACACCTCCGGCCAGCAGCGTGTCCGCCTGCTGCCGAAAACTTTGTTTGATTTCATCCAGCTGCAGAGACTGTTTCTGAAAGCCGCGGACCCCTCCGATTGTGCCGAACACATAAGTCTCGGGATTTGCTGCTTTTTTTGCAAGCTCAACTGCTGCCGTGTTAAAGTGCCCCACCTCATGCTCTAATCCATAGCGCGCCAGTTTAATTGTATTGGCCCCGTAGGTGTTCGTTTGAATCACATCTGCTCCGGCATGAATATATGCCTGATGAACATGTGTAATCTCATCCGCATGGGACACATTCAGTTCCTCAAAACATCGGTCAATACCATAAGAATATAAAAGCGTCCCCATGGCGCCGTCCCCGATTAAAATTCTCTTTTTCATTTCATCAAGAATCGGTGTCTTCATCATTTTTCCACTCCCAACCCGACTGCCTGGCTGAAGTCAATCATGCGGTGATCACCGGCAGACAGACCAGCCATTCACCGCAACCGCGTCCATTGAAATCATTTTCAATCCGCGCTGTTTTTGTTTCTTGACAGCATTACAGAAATTCTGGCCCAAGCCGCGCTTATAATCCGTCAAAATTTATTACTTTATTTTAGTGAAATAAAAGCCTTCTTCAGGAAGAAGAAGGCTTTTTCAGCAAATTTCTTCTTATCCCTCAGGCACACTTCTGTACCTGCTGGAATTAGCACCTTGCCACCATTTCCAGGCGACGGTTGCTGAAGCGTCATCGGGCCAGTCCCTCGACTTCTCTTGATAAGAATATAAAACTCAAACATTGTTTAATTGTTAGATAGTTTACAACAACAAATGGACTTTTTCAAGGAATTTCTTAACCAGCTTATTCTGAAATGCCCCAAAAAAGAACAGATGTTAATAAATCGTGAAAATCATGCATATTTTCCAGTAACCTTCACTGAATCGGCAATCCAGTTCATTCAATAGAAAAAAGCCCTCAAATGAAGGCTTTTCATCAGCTTTCTTCTTTTTATTTCCCTTGCTCTCCCCAGTTCGCTTCTATAAAAGCATCACGGCCGGATTCAGTACGTTCCTCAGCATAGCGATCCGGATGCTTTTTATAAAACATCTGATGTTCTTCCTCGGCAGGGTAAAAAGGAGCCTCAGGGAGAATTCGCGTGACGATTGGCTTCCTGAATCTGCCGCTCTCTGCGATTGCGCTTCTTGATTGTTCTGCGAGCTTTTTCTGCTGCTCGCTGTGATAAAAAATAGCCGTTCGGTAATTGGATCCGCGATCAAAAAACTGACCTTCGTCATCGGTTGGGTCGACCTGGGTCCAGTAAAGTTCAAGCAGCTTCTCATAGGGAAAGACCGCCGGATTAAAGGTAATCTGAATGGACTCCATATGACCGGTTGCGCCGGATTTGACTTGTTCATAGTTCGGATTTTCCACATGCCCGCCGGCATAGCCGGAAACGACTTTTTTTATTCCGGGCAGGGTGTCAAAAGGCTTGACCATGCACCAAAAACAGCCGCCGGCAAACGTTGCTGTCTCCAGCTTATGATTTGTCATCGGTATCCTCTCCTTCTATCTTATATTGATGCAGAGAATCACCCGAAGTCAATCGTTTGGTTTCATTTTCTTTTTTGACCAGAGGCAAGTGGACGGTAAACGTTGTCCCTTTATGAAGAGTGCTGCTGACTTCAATTTTGCCGCTGTGTTTATTCGCTATCCACTCAGCGATCGAAAGGCCGAGCCCTGTGCCCTTCTGACCGGTTCGCGAGGTGTCTGCCTGAAAGAAGCGATCAAAGACATGGGGCAGATCTGCTTCAGCAATGCCGAGCCCGCTGTCAGAAACGGAAAGCCTGGCCATTCTGTTTTCTTTGTCACATGTCACGATGATCCTCCCGCCCTTTGGCGTGAATTTCATGGCATTATCAAGCAGTATCACGAGCAGCTGATGGATGCGCTGTTCATCCGCCAGAATCATGATAGAAGCGGAATCTTTCTTCAGACTGAAACTTTTTTCTTCCAGCTCAGCCATCTCTGAAAAAGGTTCAGATACTTTTTCCAGCACAGAAACAAGGTCCAGTGGTTTCAGACTGACTTCAAGCCGGTTGGCATCTGAACGGGCGAGTGTCAGCAGATTGCCGACCAACTTGGACAACCGGCGCGTTTCATCGAGCATGACTGCAATGTCTTCGCCTGTATCCTGAATTCTCCGACGCGGTTGTTTGAGAAGCCCTTCAATTTTCAGCTGCAGGATCGACAGCGGCGTGCGCAGCTCATGCGAAGCATCAGCCACAAAACGATTTTGTTTATCCCAGGCATTCTGGATCGGCCGGAGCGCCCGCCGCGCCAGATAATAACCGGCAACCAGCGACAGTGCTGCCCCGATTGCCAGTCCATAAAGTATGATCGACAGCAGCGTATGAAGCAGATTCATTTCCGGGCTGACATCAATGCCGTAAATCACAGTAAAAGATCCGCTATTCAATTCCAGTGTCCGGGACAGGACATGATAATAACTTCCATGTGCTTTCTTTTCAATAATTTTATCATTCGCCGAAGTCATTAGCGGTTTAAAAAACTGTTTTGTTTCATCGTCGCTCAGCAGATTGCCAAAGCTGGAAACCAGCGGATTATTATTTTTGTCCATGATCGCTCCGACCAGCCTTGGATCATGCATGCCGGGATCGACGGCTCCTGGCATGCGCGATGGGCCCCTCATGACAAAAACCCGCGCGGGAGTGGCATTTTTCAGTATCGTATCACTATTCCGGAAGGTTATGCTTTTTTCATAAAAGTAAATCGTTCCGCCGAGCAGCGCAAGCATAAGAATGAGCAGCGCAGCGTTGATCAGCGTTAATTGAATTAGCGTTTTTTTAAACATCGTCCGGTTTCACTCACTTATCTGAAAGCATATAGCCGATGCCTCTGACTGTCTGAATGTCTGCTTCATAACCATACTTTTTCAGTTTTTTACGCAGCTGGTGAATATATACTTCGACGATTCCGACCGTCGTATCGGAATCAAATCCCCAGATCCGGTCAAAAATCTGTTCACGTGTCAGGATCTGTTCAACATTTTGGATCAAATACTCAAGAAGATCGTATTGTTTTGTTGTAAGCGGAAGATCTTCGCCATCAACTGTCACCTGTTTGCGCTTATCATCCATCTCAATACCTTTGTAGCAGAATGTGTGGTTCAGCGTCATCGGCGAACTGCGTCTCAGAATAGCGGACAGCCTGGCCTGCAATTCCTGATTCTGAAACGGCTTTACAATATAGTCATCACCGCCCAGATTCAGGCCCTTCACCCGGTCATCCAGCGCATCGCGGGCTGTCAGAAAAATAATCGGTGTATCGATGTTCTTATCCCGGAGCTGTTTCGTTACTTCAAAACCATCCATCCCGGGGAGCATGACATCCAGAACAAGAGCGTCGTAGATACTCTGTTCCGCCAGATACAACGCTTCCTCGCCGTTTTCCGCCGAGTCCACATCATAGTTGTCGGCAAGCAGCCTGACTATTTCCTTCAGCAGTGGGCGGTTATCTTCAACAACAAGCAGTCTCATGTCTGATCCTCTTCCTGATCGAAAATTAACATGCGTAAGATTCTTCTAGTTATTATTGTACACGTTCTTCGCCCTATTTTAAAAGGCCGCCGTTTATTCAGTGCGCAATGCTTCGATCGGACTCAGTCGGGAAGCCTTATACGCCGGGAACACTCCGAACACGATCCCGACCGCCGCAGAGAAAAGGAAAGCAAAAGCCATGACGGAGATCGAGTAAACGGCAAGTCCTCCCGTAGCCGATGCATAAATCTGCGCAGCCAGAATACCGAGCGCGACCCCGCACAGGCCGCCCAGCATGCTTAACACGGCCGATTCAATCAGGAACTGCAACAAAATGTCACCGTTTTTTGCACCGATCGCCTTGCGAATACCGATTTCCCTTGTGCGCTCTGTCACCGACACAAGCATGATATTCATGATTCCAATGCCGCCGACAAGCAGCGAAATGCCTGCAATACCTGCCAAGAGCATCGTCATCGTGCTGGTTACGGAACTCATCGCCTGCATGACATCCTGCTGATTGACCACAGTGTAATCATCCGTGCTGCTGTAGGTCTGACTAAGCAGTCTAGAAATACCGTTCACTGCCCAGTTCACATCGCTCTGATTATCCGCCTGGGCATAGAATTGCGTGATATACGTCGTTGCCATTAACCGCTGTGCCGTTGAGAATGGAATATATACCGCATCATCGCTGTTCTGGCCCATCGAACCGCCTTTACTGTTCATCACACCGATCACATTGTAACGTTCGCCGTTAATTA
This genomic window contains:
- a CDS encoding ABC transporter permease, whose protein sequence is MNLMTSIIMAFRNIRANKTRALLTMLGIIIGVASVIALLAIGQGSSKSVANSVNSLGTNLITVNITNTDTHFTMDKLNQVGQVYGVKEVAPVLSGRDTVANGSTSSTVSVTGTTSAYMSIRQLTVADGRFISSFDENNRTKNVVLGSDIAQTLFGTQSPVNKNVLINGERYNVIGVMNSKGGSMGQNSDDAVYIPFSTAQRLMATTYITQFYAQADNQSDVNWAVNGISRLLSQTYSSTDDYTVVNQQDVMQAMSSVTSTMTMLLAGIAGISLLVGGIGIMNIMLVSVTERTREIGIRKAIGAKNGDILLQFLIESAVLSMLGGLCGVALGILAAQIYASATGGLAVYSISVMAFAFLFSAAVGIVFGVFPAYKASRLSPIEALRTE